One genomic window of Tenacibaculum tangerinum includes the following:
- a CDS encoding zinc metalloprotease, protein MKRIFLTLAVAASVLVGCQENAKDEALDPQQSIDMSDFYVETEEVSFKGESEQCQSMRVLNRQVKENPGLYKKMYDIEYATRRFLNAKGKPGGGSGGGGDTGGEADVDVAPIEDGLGIINIPVYIHIVYPNANSISDAQVNSQMATLNADFRDTNVDQLPSGTTFANDATDAGFSFSLAGVFRHNDPKSSWGTNDAVKAAYPPITPSTHMNIWVCEIGGGILGYAQFPGGKESTDGIVLGGDFFGNTGGVYGLGRTATHEVGHYLNLRHIWGDGRCRQDDFVADTPNADSSNGGCPTFPSTSCKSADMTMNYMDYTYDACMYMFTDGQRNRMRAIFQPGGARASMIN, encoded by the coding sequence ATGAAAAGAATTTTTTTAACACTAGCTGTAGCAGCCTCAGTTTTGGTAGGGTGTCAAGAAAACGCTAAAGATGAAGCGTTAGACCCTCAACAATCAATTGACATGAGTGACTTCTATGTTGAAACAGAAGAGGTTTCTTTTAAAGGAGAATCAGAACAATGTCAATCAATGAGGGTTTTAAACAGACAGGTGAAAGAAAATCCAGGATTGTACAAGAAAATGTACGATATTGAATATGCTACACGTAGATTTTTAAATGCCAAAGGAAAGCCAGGTGGCGGAAGCGGCGGTGGTGGAGACACTGGTGGTGAAGCGGATGTAGATGTTGCCCCAATCGAAGATGGTTTAGGAATTATTAATATTCCAGTTTACATTCACATTGTTTATCCAAATGCAAATAGTATTTCTGATGCTCAAGTTAATTCTCAAATGGCAACTTTAAATGCTGATTTTAGAGATACGAACGTAGATCAATTACCTTCAGGTACTACTTTCGCTAACGATGCAACGGATGCTGGTTTTAGCTTTTCTCTAGCTGGAGTTTTTAGGCATAACGATCCAAAATCTTCTTGGGGAACTAACGATGCTGTAAAAGCAGCATACCCACCAATTACACCTTCTACTCACATGAATATATGGGTGTGTGAAATAGGAGGAGGTATCTTAGGATATGCTCAATTTCCAGGAGGAAAAGAATCAACTGACGGTATCGTGTTAGGAGGAGACTTTTTCGGAAATACTGGTGGAGTTTATGGATTAGGAAGAACTGCAACTCACGAAGTTGGTCACTATTTAAACCTACGTCATATTTGGGGAGACGGAAGATGTCGTCAAGACGATTTCGTAGCTGATACTCCAAATGCCGATTCTTCTAATGGTGGATGTCCTACCTTTCCAAGTACTTCTTGTAAGTCTGCTGACATGACAATGAACTATATGGATTACACGTACGATGCTTGTATGTATATGTTTACAGATGGTCAACGTAACAGAATGAGAGCTATCTTCCAACCAGGAGGAGCTAGAGCTTCAATGATAAACTAA
- the glpQ gene encoding glycerophosphodiester phosphodiesterase, whose protein sequence is MNRAYIFLFSTLFFGCQPNKQSINMKQKIVIAHRGASGYLPEHTMEAKAMAYTMNSDYIEQDLVLSKDNVPVVIHDIYLDDVTDVAEKFPERKREDERFYVIDFTFEELQKLNVTERFNPKTGAQIYPNRFPKGKGNFKLHSLQQEIALIQGLNASTGKNIGIYPEIKNPEFHHQQKKDIAKITLKILADYGYKTKNDKCMFQCFDAKELERVRKELKSELFLVQLMEFPEETQKLNHFATYADGIGPWYKQILHKKIGNQWQFTALVKEAHELKLQVHPYTFRADQLDEFSSFEEMMQVVLFEANADGGFTDFPDKMVQFLAK, encoded by the coding sequence ATGAATCGTGCATACATTTTTCTTTTTTCAACTCTTTTCTTTGGTTGTCAGCCAAATAAACAATCAATCAATATGAAGCAAAAAATTGTAATTGCTCATCGTGGAGCATCAGGATATCTGCCAGAACATACTATGGAAGCCAAAGCGATGGCATATACTATGAATTCTGATTATATTGAACAAGATTTGGTATTGAGTAAAGACAATGTTCCTGTCGTAATTCATGATATTTATTTGGATGATGTTACGGATGTTGCTGAAAAATTTCCAGAAAGAAAACGAGAGGATGAACGTTTTTATGTAATCGATTTTACTTTTGAAGAATTACAAAAGTTAAATGTTACTGAACGTTTTAACCCGAAAACAGGAGCACAAATATACCCGAATCGATTTCCGAAGGGAAAAGGAAACTTTAAATTACATTCTTTACAACAAGAAATAGCGCTGATTCAAGGTTTAAATGCTTCCACAGGAAAAAATATCGGAATATATCCTGAAATTAAAAACCCTGAGTTTCACCACCAACAAAAAAAAGATATTGCTAAAATTACCTTAAAGATTCTTGCTGACTACGGTTACAAAACTAAGAACGATAAGTGTATGTTTCAATGTTTTGATGCAAAAGAGTTAGAAAGAGTGCGAAAAGAACTAAAATCAGAATTGTTTTTAGTTCAGTTGATGGAGTTTCCCGAAGAAACCCAAAAACTAAACCATTTTGCAACTTATGCAGACGGAATAGGACCGTGGTACAAACAAATTTTACATAAGAAAATAGGAAATCAGTGGCAGTTTACCGCCTTGGTTAAAGAAGCTCATGAGCTAAAACTGCAAGTACATCCGTATACTTTTAGAGCCGATCAGTTAGATGAGTTTTCTTCTTTTGAAGAAATGATGCAAGTTGTACTTTTTGAAGCCAATGCAGATGGTGGTTTTACCGATTTTCCTGATAAAATGGTGCAATTTTTAGCTAAGTGA
- the gwsG gene encoding grasp-with-spasm system ATP-grasp peptide maturase, with translation MILILSIEQDESTIDVIRWLYHLKEDFILLNTTEFINSITVNINTSEVLITTKDVTVNFNEVTSVWYRRGNFTLYDSIELKDFVGHKITKFFNEEKKALFEYLHFLLNQKPSINNYNVKKVNKLIVLTIAKQLGLCIPETRITNQKNILEEELKDKSLITKPINNPINLYGDTYWLPTYTTSIDIKKTDLFNDCFGISLFQENIKKILEIRSYFLDGEFYSMAIFSQLDEQTKTDFRCYNNQKPNRTIPFNLPSDIEIKLKTLAEKLNLTSCSFDLIYTPYKQYVFLEVNPIGQFGMVSYPCNYYLEEKIAHKLKNYGLS, from the coding sequence ATGATATTAATTTTATCGATAGAACAAGATGAAAGTACCATTGATGTAATAAGATGGCTTTATCATTTAAAAGAAGATTTTATACTGCTGAATACTACTGAGTTTATTAATAGTATAACGGTAAATATAAATACTTCTGAAGTACTAATCACTACTAAAGATGTAACGGTAAATTTTAATGAAGTTACCTCGGTTTGGTATCGAAGAGGAAACTTTACTCTTTACGATAGCATTGAGTTAAAAGATTTTGTCGGACATAAAATAACGAAGTTTTTTAATGAAGAAAAAAAAGCTTTATTTGAATACTTACATTTTTTATTGAATCAAAAACCTTCCATAAATAACTACAACGTTAAAAAAGTTAATAAGCTTATTGTTTTAACAATAGCGAAACAGTTGGGTTTGTGTATTCCTGAAACCAGAATTACAAATCAAAAAAATATTTTAGAAGAAGAGTTAAAAGATAAATCGCTGATTACAAAACCTATTAATAATCCTATTAATTTGTATGGTGATACATATTGGCTGCCTACTTATACAACATCAATAGATATAAAAAAAACGGATTTATTTAATGATTGTTTCGGAATTAGTTTATTTCAAGAAAATATTAAAAAAATACTAGAAATACGCAGTTATTTTTTGGATGGAGAGTTTTATTCAATGGCAATCTTTTCTCAATTAGATGAACAAACTAAAACAGATTTTAGATGTTATAACAATCAAAAACCCAATAGAACCATTCCGTTTAACCTACCTTCAGACATAGAAATAAAATTAAAAACCTTAGCAGAAAAGTTAAATTTAACCAGTTGCTCTTTCGATTTAATTTATACACCATATAAACAGTATGTTTTCTTAGAGGTAAACCCTATCGGGCAATTTGGTATGGTTTCTTATCCATGTAATTACTATTTAGAAGAAAAAATAGCACACAAACTTAAAAATTATGGTCTCTCATAA
- a CDS encoding chloride channel protein encodes MSKLTNFYKKILIWRYKHISERQFVYVLSVLVGFLAGIGTLLLKNLTFYFHQILEDGLIKDYHHSLYFIFPIIGLFLVYYIKKYLIKKDIGHGISTTLQSISKKSGIIERYKIYASLITAPITVGFGGSVGLQGPAVSTGAALGSGVAQLFHMNMRTRMLLIGCATAGAMSSMFKAPIAAIIFAVEIFSLDLAFASLVPLLLASVSAVITSYFFLGKDVLFSVRLQEAFEINDLAFYIILAVFTGFSSVYFSKIYFKIINFFRKYTPFKRLLFGGIAIGIMLFLIPPLFGEGYGIINNLLSENAGAALKSIHYNIDFDNVWMVILFLLIIGVFKVIAMTTTFAAGGVGGIFIPTLVMGSALGNVTAKIINQFGFDVSETNFTLIGMTGLMAGVLHAPLTAIFLIAEITGGYDLFVPLMLVSAVSYAITKYFISNSIYTIELAKRGELITHNKDKNVMMMMNISSIIEKNFVKINPEMSLGTMLKQVVSKSKRNIFPVVDEHNMFLGIVLLDDIRPMMFNQDLYETTYVEDFMKIAPAIIFYEDDTEKVMQKFKESGAWNLPVVKNETYVGFISKSKLLSVYRSKLIEVTV; translated from the coding sequence ATGTCTAAACTTACAAACTTCTATAAAAAAATACTTATTTGGAGATACAAACATATCTCTGAGCGACAGTTTGTATATGTTCTTAGTGTATTGGTTGGTTTTTTAGCAGGTATAGGCACCTTACTTCTTAAAAACCTTACGTTTTATTTTCATCAAATTTTAGAAGACGGACTTATTAAAGACTATCATCATTCGCTATATTTTATCTTCCCTATCATTGGACTTTTTTTAGTGTATTACATTAAAAAATACCTTATTAAAAAAGATATTGGTCACGGTATTTCTACCACGTTACAATCCATTTCTAAAAAAAGCGGAATTATAGAACGTTACAAAATATATGCTTCTTTAATTACAGCACCTATTACTGTTGGCTTTGGAGGTTCTGTAGGGTTACAAGGGCCTGCTGTAAGTACAGGGGCTGCCTTGGGCTCGGGAGTAGCTCAATTGTTTCACATGAACATGAGAACTCGTATGCTACTCATTGGTTGTGCTACGGCCGGAGCGATGTCATCAATGTTTAAAGCCCCCATTGCTGCCATTATTTTTGCCGTAGAAATTTTTAGTTTAGATCTTGCCTTTGCTTCGTTAGTTCCGCTACTATTAGCGTCTGTTTCTGCCGTAATTACTTCGTATTTTTTCTTAGGAAAAGATGTATTATTTAGTGTTCGACTACAAGAAGCTTTTGAAATTAACGACCTTGCTTTTTATATAATTTTAGCTGTTTTTACAGGGTTTTCTTCGGTGTACTTTTCTAAAATATACTTTAAAATCATTAATTTTTTTAGAAAATACACCCCTTTTAAGCGCTTGCTTTTTGGAGGAATAGCTATCGGAATTATGCTATTTTTAATTCCACCGCTATTTGGTGAAGGGTATGGCATTATTAACAACTTGTTATCTGAAAATGCTGGTGCTGCATTAAAAAGTATTCACTATAATATTGATTTTGACAATGTTTGGATGGTGATACTCTTTTTGCTAATTATCGGTGTTTTTAAAGTAATTGCGATGACCACTACTTTTGCGGCTGGCGGGGTTGGAGGAATCTTCATTCCAACACTGGTAATGGGAAGTGCTTTGGGGAATGTTACAGCCAAAATAATCAATCAATTTGGGTTCGATGTCTCAGAAACTAATTTTACGTTGATTGGTATGACAGGATTAATGGCAGGGGTTTTACACGCTCCTTTAACAGCCATTTTCTTAATTGCTGAAATTACCGGAGGCTATGATTTGTTTGTTCCGTTAATGCTTGTTTCTGCCGTTTCTTATGCCATTACGAAATACTTTATTTCTAATTCAATTTATACAATTGAATTAGCTAAACGAGGTGAACTCATTACACACAATAAAGACAAGAATGTAATGATGATGATGAACATTAGTAGCATTATTGAAAAAAACTTCGTTAAAATTAACCCCGAAATGAGTCTTGGCACCATGCTAAAACAGGTTGTCTCTAAATCGAAACGTAATATTTTTCCTGTAGTTGATGAGCACAATATGTTTTTAGGAATTGTTTTATTAGACGACATTCGCCCCATGATGTTTAATCAAGATTTGTATGAAACAACTTATGTTGAAGATTTTATGAAAATCGCTCCTGCCATTATTTTTTATGAAGACGATACAGAAAAAGTAATGCAAAAGTTTAAAGAAAGTGGGGCTTGGAACTTACCTGTAGTAAAGAATGAAACCTATGTTGGTTTTATTTCTAAGTCGAAATTACTATCGGTATACAGAAGTAAATTGATTGAGGTTACTGTGTAG
- a CDS encoding DUF6503 family protein — translation MKKLTFLFALFLATAGVSQELSGIELLEKSIQYHDPNNNWETFNGTLLVTMETPDKPKRISEIQINLPKEYFYVKATRGSNTTAYTVDKDTCKVSFNGNDNPSEATLKKHQLSCERARLYKNYYTYLYGLPMKLKDNGTIIHKNVERKLFKGKEYLVLKVTYDEKVGTDTWFFYFNPQTYALEIYQFFKDSPKSGEYILLSEEEVINRIKMPKKEPGTTTQMMST, via the coding sequence ATGAAAAAATTAACTTTTCTTTTCGCTTTATTTTTAGCAACGGCTGGAGTTTCACAAGAGCTTTCAGGAATAGAATTGTTAGAAAAATCCATACAATACCACGACCCCAATAATAACTGGGAAACATTCAACGGAACCTTGTTAGTAACTATGGAAACTCCTGATAAGCCTAAAAGAATTAGCGAAATACAAATCAATCTTCCGAAAGAATATTTTTATGTAAAAGCTACTCGAGGAAGCAATACCACAGCATATACCGTTGATAAAGATACCTGTAAAGTTAGCTTCAATGGAAACGACAATCCATCTGAAGCAACCTTAAAAAAACACCAATTAAGTTGTGAACGGGCTAGGTTGTATAAAAACTATTATACGTATTTATATGGACTTCCGATGAAATTAAAAGACAACGGAACCATTATTCATAAAAACGTAGAACGAAAATTATTCAAAGGAAAAGAATATTTAGTATTGAAGGTTACGTACGATGAAAAGGTGGGCACTGATACATGGTTTTTTTATTTTAATCCACAAACCTATGCTCTAGAAATTTATCAATTTTTTAAAGATTCTCCCAAGAGTGGGGAATATATTTTACTTTCAGAAGAAGAGGTTATTAATCGTATTAAAATGCCAAAAAAAGAGCCTGGTACTACAACTCAAATGATGTCTACTTAG
- the aspS gene encoding aspartate--tRNA ligase, producing MYRTHTCGELRASHINTEVTLAGWVQKSRDKGFMIWVDLRDRYGITQLIFDEERTSKDLLEKAKTLGREFVVQVTGKVIERQSKNVNIPTGAIEVLVSNLEILNEAKLPPFTIEDETDGGEDIRMKYRYLDIRRNPVKNSLVFRHKVSMEVRKYLSDKGFIDVETPYLIKSTPEGARDFLVPSRMNAGQFYALPQSPQTFKQLLMVGGMDKYFQIVKCFRDEDLRADRQPEFTQIDCEMAFVEQEDILEVFEGMTRHLLKEINGVEVDKFPRITFDEAMQKYGNDKPDIRFGMEFGELNEVAQHKDFKVFNDAELVVGIAVPGGASYTRKEIDKIIDWVKRPQVGALGMVYVKCNEDGSFKSSVDKFYDQEDLAKWAEATKAKAGDLICILSGSTNKVRAQLSALRMELAERLGLRKPDEFAPLWVIDFPLLELDEETGHYHAMHHPFTSPKPGQLALLDSDPGAVKANAYDLVLNGNEIGGGSIRIHDKETQAIMFKHLGFTEEEAKAQFGFLMDAFEYGAPPHGGLAFGLDRLVAILGGQETIRDFIAFPKNNSGRDVMIDAPATIDKEQLQELNIQLTQKG from the coding sequence ATGTACAGAACGCATACTTGTGGCGAGTTAAGAGCCTCGCACATTAATACAGAAGTAACCCTTGCAGGATGGGTACAAAAATCACGTGACAAAGGGTTTATGATTTGGGTAGATTTACGTGATCGTTACGGAATTACACAGTTAATTTTCGACGAAGAACGTACTTCTAAAGACTTACTAGAAAAAGCCAAAACTTTAGGGCGTGAGTTTGTGGTACAAGTAACGGGTAAAGTTATTGAGCGTCAATCAAAAAACGTAAATATCCCTACAGGTGCTATAGAAGTTTTAGTATCGAACTTAGAAATTTTAAACGAGGCGAAATTACCACCTTTCACTATTGAAGATGAAACCGACGGAGGGGAAGACATTCGTATGAAATATCGTTATTTAGATATTCGCCGTAATCCTGTTAAAAACAGCTTAGTTTTCCGCCATAAAGTATCTATGGAAGTCCGCAAATATTTATCTGACAAAGGATTTATTGATGTTGAAACTCCTTATTTAATCAAGTCTACTCCAGAAGGAGCGCGTGATTTCTTAGTACCGTCTCGTATGAATGCTGGTCAGTTTTATGCCTTACCACAATCTCCACAAACCTTTAAGCAGTTGTTAATGGTAGGGGGTATGGATAAATACTTTCAAATTGTAAAGTGTTTTAGAGATGAAGATTTACGTGCCGACCGTCAGCCAGAATTCACACAGATAGACTGTGAAATGGCATTTGTAGAGCAAGAAGATATTTTGGAAGTTTTCGAAGGAATGACTCGTCATTTATTAAAAGAAATCAATGGCGTTGAAGTTGATAAATTCCCAAGAATAACCTTTGATGAAGCCATGCAAAAATATGGTAACGACAAACCAGATATCCGTTTCGGAATGGAATTTGGCGAGTTAAACGAAGTAGCACAACACAAAGACTTCAAAGTTTTTAACGATGCTGAGTTGGTCGTGGGTATCGCTGTTCCAGGAGGAGCTTCCTATACACGTAAAGAAATTGATAAAATAATCGATTGGGTAAAGCGTCCGCAAGTAGGAGCTTTAGGAATGGTATATGTAAAATGTAATGAAGACGGAAGCTTTAAATCGTCGGTAGACAAGTTCTACGACCAAGAAGATTTAGCAAAATGGGCTGAGGCTACCAAAGCGAAGGCTGGAGATTTAATTTGTATACTTTCAGGAAGTACAAACAAAGTTCGCGCACAGCTAAGTGCCCTACGTATGGAACTAGCAGAACGTTTAGGCTTACGTAAACCCGATGAGTTTGCTCCGTTATGGGTAATCGACTTCCCTTTGTTAGAGTTAGACGAAGAAACGGGTCATTACCACGCCATGCACCATCCATTTACGTCACCAAAACCAGGTCAGTTAGCCTTACTAGATTCAGACCCAGGAGCCGTGAAAGCGAATGCCTACGATTTGGTATTGAACGGAAACGAAATTGGTGGAGGTTCTATCAGAATTCACGATAAAGAAACGCAAGCCATTATGTTTAAACACTTAGGGTTTACCGAAGAAGAGGCAAAAGCGCAATTCGGATTCTTAATGGATGCCTTTGAATACGGTGCACCACCGCACGGAGGGTTGGCTTTCGGACTGGATAGACTGGTAGCAATTTTAGGAGGACAAGAAACCATTCGCGATTTTATTGCGTTTCCTAAAAACAATTCAGGTCGTGACGTTATGATCGATGCACCTGCCACGATAGATAAGGAACAACTCCAAGAATTAAATATCCAATTAACTCAGAAAGGATAA
- the pheS gene encoding phenylalanine--tRNA ligase subunit alpha produces MLDKVKELIGEVHAFNTTSKEEIEAFRIKYLGSKGLLKDLFAEFKNVDAELRKDFGKALNNLKKSAENKVTELNDALESAIEDTGVYGDLTRPSEPINLGSRHPISLVKNQIIEVFNRIGFTVSEGPEIEDDWHNFTALNLPEYHPARDMQDTFFIEKNPDTLLRTHTSSVQVRYMENNEPPIRTISPGRVFRNEDISARAHCIFHQVEGLYIDTDVSFADLKQTLLYFTKEMFGKSKIRLRPSYFPFTEPSAEVDIYWGLETETDYRITKGTGWLEIMGCGMVDPNVLKNCNIDPTKYSGYAFGMGIERIAMLLYQIPDIRMFYENDKRFLEQFKSVI; encoded by the coding sequence ATGTTAGATAAGGTAAAAGAATTAATCGGAGAAGTACACGCTTTTAACACAACTTCTAAAGAAGAAATAGAAGCTTTTAGAATAAAATATTTAGGAAGCAAGGGCTTGTTAAAAGACTTATTTGCCGAATTTAAAAATGTGGATGCTGAGTTACGTAAAGACTTCGGAAAAGCATTAAACAACCTAAAAAAGTCTGCCGAAAATAAAGTTACCGAGTTAAACGATGCCTTAGAAAGTGCCATTGAAGATACAGGAGTTTATGGTGATTTAACTCGCCCATCTGAGCCTATCAATTTAGGATCTCGTCACCCAATTTCTTTGGTTAAAAATCAAATTATCGAAGTGTTTAATCGTATTGGTTTTACTGTTTCTGAGGGACCAGAAATTGAAGATGATTGGCACAACTTTACGGCCTTAAATTTACCAGAGTATCACCCAGCACGAGATATGCAGGATACTTTCTTTATTGAAAAGAATCCTGATACTTTACTAAGAACACATACCTCATCAGTTCAGGTACGTTATATGGAAAATAACGAACCTCCTATTCGTACTATTTCTCCGGGTCGTGTATTTAGAAATGAAGACATTTCTGCCCGTGCACACTGTATTTTTCACCAAGTAGAAGGGTTGTACATTGATACCGATGTGTCTTTTGCCGATTTAAAACAAACCTTGCTATACTTTACCAAAGAAATGTTTGGCAAATCTAAAATACGTTTGCGTCCATCTTATTTTCCATTTACTGAGCCAAGTGCTGAAGTAGATATTTATTGGGGATTAGAAACAGAAACCGATTACAGAATAACCAAAGGAACTGGTTGGTTAGAAATTATGGGATGTGGTATGGTAGACCCGAATGTGTTGAAAAACTGTAATATCGACCCAACAAAATATAGCGGTTATGCTTTCGGAATGGGTATCGAGCGTATTGCCATGTTATTATATCAAATTCCAGATATTCGTATGTTTTATGAAAACGACAAGCGTTTCTTAGAACAGTTTAAATCGGTGATATAA
- the gdhA gene encoding NADP-specific glutamate dehydrogenase → MESKIQEFMNYVKERNTYEPEFLQAVHEVAETVIPFIEENPKYQGKKLLERMVEPERTIMFRVPWVDDNGETQVNRGYRVEFNSAIGPYKGGLRFHPSVNLSILKFLGFEQVFKNSLTTLPMGGGKGGSDFNPKGKSDREVMAFCQSFMTELARHIGPDTDVPAGDIGVGGREIGYMFGQYKRLRNEFTGVLTGKGRTWGGSLIRPEATGYGDVYFAENMLQTKGDSFEGKIVVVSGSGNVAQYATEKATQLGGKVVTMSDSSGYIYDEAGIDAEKLAFVMELKNEKRGRISEYVEKYPSAKFFKGERPWSIKCHIALPCATQNELNGEEAKALVDNGCICVAEGANMPSTPEAIEVFQKAKILFSPGKASNAGGVATSGLEMSQNSLRLSWSREEVDARLHTIMNDIHEACVKYGTQEDGYVDYVKGANVAGFVKVAEAMLDQGVV, encoded by the coding sequence ATGGAATCTAAGATACAAGAATTCATGAATTACGTAAAAGAGCGTAATACATATGAGCCAGAGTTTTTGCAAGCTGTACATGAGGTAGCAGAAACTGTAATTCCGTTTATAGAAGAAAATCCGAAATATCAAGGGAAGAAATTACTTGAGCGTATGGTAGAACCAGAACGTACGATTATGTTTAGAGTACCATGGGTTGATGATAATGGAGAAACTCAAGTTAATAGAGGATATAGAGTAGAATTCAACTCGGCTATTGGTCCGTATAAAGGAGGATTGCGTTTTCATCCTTCGGTAAACCTGTCAATCTTAAAGTTTTTAGGGTTTGAGCAAGTTTTCAAAAACTCATTAACAACTTTGCCTATGGGCGGAGGTAAAGGTGGGTCTGATTTTAATCCAAAAGGAAAATCAGATCGTGAAGTGATGGCTTTTTGCCAATCATTTATGACCGAATTAGCGCGTCATATTGGTCCTGATACAGATGTTCCCGCTGGAGATATTGGTGTTGGAGGTCGTGAAATTGGTTATATGTTTGGTCAATACAAACGCTTACGTAACGAATTTACAGGTGTTTTAACAGGTAAAGGAAGAACTTGGGGTGGGTCGTTAATTCGTCCTGAGGCTACAGGTTATGGCGATGTGTATTTTGCTGAAAACATGTTACAAACAAAAGGAGATTCTTTTGAAGGAAAAATAGTAGTTGTTTCTGGTTCTGGAAATGTAGCGCAATACGCTACTGAAAAAGCAACCCAATTAGGTGGTAAAGTAGTTACCATGTCTGATTCTTCAGGATATATTTATGATGAAGCGGGTATTGATGCTGAAAAATTAGCTTTTGTTATGGAGCTAAAGAATGAAAAAAGAGGAAGAATTAGTGAATATGTTGAAAAATATCCATCGGCTAAATTCTTTAAAGGAGAAAGACCTTGGAGTATAAAATGTCATATAGCATTGCCATGTGCTACTCAAAACGAGTTAAATGGAGAGGAAGCAAAAGCATTAGTAGATAACGGATGTATTTGTGTTGCTGAAGGTGCCAATATGCCATCTACTCCAGAGGCTATTGAGGTATTCCAAAAAGCAAAGATTTTATTTTCGCCAGGAAAAGCCTCTAATGCTGGTGGTGTAGCTACCTCTGGTTTAGAAATGTCTCAGAACTCGTTACGCTTGTCTTGGTCTCGTGAAGAAGTAGATGCTAGATTACATACTATTATGAACGATATTCATGAAGCTTGTGTAAAATATGGTACGCAAGAAGACGGGTATGTTGACTATGTGAAAGGTGCAAATGTTGCTGGCTTTGTAAAGGTTGCTGAGGCAATGTTAGACCAAGGAGTGGTATAA
- a CDS encoding endonuclease/exonuclease/phosphatase family protein — protein MSKRKDRYTIAFYNVENLFDTFDNPKTHDDDFTPKSRLGWNTKKYQHKLRKITSVIRQLGSNKSIYPPAIIGLVEVENAKVVKDLATHKNLSKYTYKYVHYDSPDERGIDVALLYNSDFFEVISSKTHHLLLTDEIGEIDYTRDLLEVKGMLNGEVVYVLVNHWPSRRQGETETEENRIKAAKLVRKTIHSIQEKEENAKFIIMGDFNDDPTSISIENHLMSGDLYNPMKPLYEKGMGTTTHYKEWHLFDQIIFSRDFFDTEKSEHTFLEAKIFKTDWLKIYRGKYKGSPFRTYIGPFYKGGFSDHFPVYVIFEKDS, from the coding sequence ATGAGTAAAAGAAAAGATAGATATACCATCGCTTTTTATAATGTAGAAAACTTGTTCGATACCTTTGACAATCCTAAGACACATGACGATGATTTTACGCCTAAAAGTAGGTTGGGTTGGAATACAAAAAAGTACCAACATAAGTTGAGAAAAATAACATCGGTTATTCGTCAATTAGGAAGCAATAAGTCTATATACCCACCCGCTATTATCGGATTGGTAGAAGTTGAAAATGCAAAAGTTGTAAAAGATTTAGCTACTCATAAAAATTTGTCAAAATACACGTATAAATATGTCCATTACGATTCTCCTGACGAACGAGGAATAGATGTTGCGCTACTTTATAATAGTGATTTTTTTGAGGTTATTTCATCTAAAACACATCATTTGTTATTAACCGATGAAATAGGAGAAATAGATTACACTCGCGATTTATTAGAAGTAAAAGGGATGTTGAATGGAGAAGTAGTATATGTTTTGGTAAACCACTGGCCTTCTCGTAGACAAGGAGAAACAGAAACAGAAGAAAACAGGATAAAAGCTGCAAAATTAGTTCGTAAGACGATTCATTCTATACAAGAAAAAGAAGAGAATGCAAAGTTTATTATTATGGGAGATTTTAATGACGATCCCACAAGTATTAGTATTGAAAATCATTTGATGTCGGGCGATTTGTATAACCCTATGAAACCTTTATATGAAAAGGGAATGGGAACTACGACTCATTACAAGGAGTGGCATTTGTTTGACCAGATTATCTTTTCGAGAGATTTTTTCGATACTGAAAAGAGTGAGCATACCTTTTTAGAAGCAAAAATATTCAAAACAGATTGGTTAAAAATATATAGAGGAAAATACAAAGGAAGTCCGTTTAGAACCTACATTGGTCCTTTTTATAAAGGCGGCTTTTCCGACCATTTTCCTGTGTATGTTATTTTTGAAAAAGACAGTTAA